Proteins encoded in a region of the Lujinxingia litoralis genome:
- a CDS encoding YaeQ family protein, whose translation MALSATMRRFTISLSDVDRSVYQELELRVAQHPSESDAYLVTRLLAYCLELREGLSFGRGVSTPEDPTIAATDLRGDLTLWVEIGQPSPERLHKITKQAPEVAVYTHKNPDPIAEALHSGEVFRGDEVALFALAPEFIDEIAGHLDRTNRWELLRSEGELYLSTGELTHQGTLQVLFDPR comes from the coding sequence ATGGCTCTGAGTGCGACGATGCGCCGCTTCACCATCAGCCTCTCCGACGTGGACCGCAGCGTCTACCAGGAGCTGGAACTCCGGGTCGCCCAGCACCCCTCGGAGTCCGATGCCTACCTGGTGACTCGCCTGCTGGCCTACTGCCTGGAGCTGCGCGAGGGGCTGAGCTTCGGCCGGGGCGTCAGCACCCCCGAAGATCCAACGATCGCCGCCACCGACCTGCGCGGCGACCTCACCCTCTGGGTGGAGATCGGCCAACCCTCCCCGGAGCGCCTCCACAAAATCACCAAACAGGCCCCGGAGGTCGCCGTCTACACGCATAAAAACCCCGACCCGATCGCCGAGGCCCTCCACAGCGGGGAGGTCTTCCGCGGCGACGAGGTCGCTCTCTTTGCGCTGGCCCCGGAGTTTATCGACGAGATCGCCGGACACCTCGATCGCACCAACCGCTGGGAGCTCCTGCGCAGCGAAGGCGAACTCTACCTGAGCACCGGCGAGCTCACCCATCAGGGCACGCTCCAGGTGCTCTTCGACCCGCGTTGA
- a CDS encoding DUF2267 domain-containing protein: MNHDVFFMRVGHRTGIADEAMVAELIETVLRELGGALSAHAAREVSERLPEPLAGWLRERPDEKIGPGAPPTALYRQVGRALELEPGFAVEFTEVVCQVLGESLGREPRARLGEALGEGWEELFEPRAADVGQRPELAEEPGVIDRTTRDDMACGEPGSEHPLATSSGAQQDSIAATDSPHQGDRLATSQGKPARRTLAEGKPGSSRSLNEPHR; the protein is encoded by the coding sequence ATGAACCACGACGTGTTTTTTATGAGGGTGGGCCACCGCACCGGCATTGCGGATGAGGCGATGGTGGCGGAGCTGATCGAGACGGTGCTGCGGGAGCTGGGGGGCGCGCTCAGTGCGCATGCAGCCCGGGAGGTGAGCGAGCGCCTTCCGGAACCCCTGGCGGGTTGGCTTCGGGAGCGCCCCGACGAGAAGATCGGCCCGGGCGCGCCGCCGACGGCGCTCTACCGCCAGGTGGGCCGCGCGCTGGAGCTGGAGCCGGGCTTTGCCGTGGAGTTCACCGAGGTGGTCTGTCAGGTGCTGGGGGAGAGCCTCGGGCGAGAGCCCCGCGCTCGGCTTGGCGAGGCGTTGGGTGAGGGCTGGGAAGAGCTCTTCGAGCCCCGGGCCGCCGATGTGGGGCAGCGTCCCGAGCTTGCCGAGGAGCCAGGAGTGATCGACCGCACCACGCGCGATGACATGGCCTGCGGTGAGCCCGGAAGCGAACATCCCCTGGCAACATCGTCGGGAGCCCAGCAGGACTCCATCGCCGCCACCGATTCCCCTCATCAGGGCGATCGCCTGGCTACCAGTCAGGGCAAACCCGCTCGCCGCACGCTGGCCGAGGGGAAGCCCGGCAGCTCGCGCTCGCTTAACGAGCCGCATCGATGA
- a CDS encoding DUF4336 domain-containing protein — protein sequence MSRLRAFAPDIWLIDHPLKLAGVQLGTRATLVRLPSGQLTLISPVPLSDDDQAEIDALGTLSTLIAPNLFHHLFLKSAIARWPRTRVLVPPGLPEKLGEPAELTQALPLSPGGALEDTLSWQRIEGMPRLHEHVFYDPRSRTLILTDLCFHFPSHPHWWTRQFMRLNSGLGRFGPTRVLRSAIADKAAFAASLPGVLEWDFERVIMAHGEPLSEGGHARFQQAFAGELQAK from the coding sequence ATGAGCCGCCTACGCGCCTTTGCCCCTGACATCTGGTTGATCGACCACCCGCTGAAACTGGCCGGCGTGCAGCTGGGCACCCGCGCCACACTCGTGCGCCTGCCCTCGGGCCAGCTCACCCTGATCAGCCCGGTTCCCCTGAGCGATGACGATCAGGCCGAGATCGATGCCCTGGGCACCCTGAGTACGTTGATCGCCCCGAACCTCTTTCACCACCTCTTTTTAAAGTCGGCCATCGCCCGCTGGCCCCGGACCCGGGTGCTGGTCCCGCCCGGTCTGCCCGAGAAGCTCGGCGAGCCTGCCGAGCTGACCCAGGCGCTGCCCCTCTCCCCCGGTGGAGCGCTGGAAGATACACTCAGCTGGCAGCGGATCGAGGGGATGCCCCGGCTCCACGAGCACGTGTTTTATGACCCGCGCAGCCGCACGCTGATCCTCACCGATCTCTGCTTCCACTTCCCCAGTCATCCCCACTGGTGGACGCGCCAGTTCATGCGCCTCAACAGCGGACTGGGCCGCTTTGGTCCCACCCGCGTGCTGCGCTCGGCCATCGCCGACAAGGCCGCCTTTGCCGCCTCACTCCCCGGCGTGCTGGAGTGGGACTTTGAGCGGGTGATCATGGCCCACGGAGAACCGCTGAGCGAGGGCGGCCACGCCCGGTTCCAACAGGCCTTTGCCGGCGAGCTTCAGGCGAAGTAG
- a CDS encoding MFS transporter, translated as MSPSPRAHRLLEALGLHRPELRAWAMYDWAITGMYAVIIVAVFPIYFQRVAAQGLDPTLATQHFATATTLALAIVAAIAPVVGAIADFATVKKRFLGTFAGVGIAAVAGMFFIQEGDWLLAAGLFLVANIGANGSMIFYDAMLPHIAREHEIDRVSTAGFAVGYAGATLLLSLNLAMIMQPTWFLLPAESTLPSRLAFITVALWWLAFSIPLFRKVPEPPLAAGMESLRAGEAVRRALGRLKHTFAELRGFKHAFVMLLAFLIYNDGIGTIIRMATIYGTELGIEQGVLIGSIVLVQIVGVPFTFIFGSLAGRFTTKSALFFGLFVYMGISLLAYFMTTPLHFVLLALLVGTVQGGTQALSRSLFASLIPRHKSGEFFGFFAVFEKFAGIFGPAIFSLMIVATGSSRQAILSVIGFFVVGGLLLLFVNVDEGRRLARQAEKAHTSTGA; from the coding sequence ATGAGTCCCTCACCGCGTGCCCACCGCCTGCTGGAGGCGCTGGGCCTGCACCGGCCCGAGTTGCGCGCCTGGGCGATGTACGACTGGGCGATCACGGGCATGTACGCCGTGATCATCGTGGCGGTCTTCCCCATCTACTTTCAGCGCGTGGCCGCTCAGGGACTCGACCCGACGCTCGCTACCCAGCACTTTGCCACCGCCACCACCCTGGCCCTGGCGATCGTGGCGGCGATCGCCCCGGTGGTCGGCGCCATCGCCGACTTCGCCACCGTCAAAAAACGCTTCTTAGGCACCTTCGCCGGCGTGGGCATCGCGGCGGTCGCCGGCATGTTTTTTATTCAGGAGGGCGACTGGCTGCTGGCTGCCGGACTCTTTCTGGTGGCCAACATCGGGGCCAACGGCTCAATGATTTTTTACGACGCGATGCTCCCGCATATCGCCCGCGAGCACGAGATCGACCGCGTCTCCACCGCCGGCTTTGCGGTGGGCTACGCCGGGGCCACGCTGCTGCTCTCCCTGAACCTGGCGATGATCATGCAGCCGACCTGGTTTCTGCTCCCCGCAGAGAGCACGCTTCCGAGCCGTCTGGCCTTTATCACCGTGGCGCTGTGGTGGCTGGCCTTCTCCATTCCCCTCTTTCGCAAAGTCCCCGAGCCCCCGCTGGCCGCCGGCATGGAGAGCCTGCGCGCTGGCGAGGCGGTGCGCCGGGCGCTGGGCCGCCTCAAACACACCTTTGCCGAGCTGCGTGGTTTTAAGCACGCCTTTGTCATGCTCCTGGCATTTCTGATCTACAACGACGGCATCGGCACCATCATCCGCATGGCCACCATCTACGGCACCGAACTGGGCATTGAACAGGGCGTGCTCATCGGCTCGATCGTGCTGGTGCAGATTGTGGGGGTGCCTTTTACCTTTATCTTCGGCTCGCTGGCCGGGCGCTTCACCACCAAGAGCGCCCTCTTCTTCGGGCTCTTTGTGTACATGGGCATCAGCCTGCTGGCGTACTTTATGACGACCCCGCTGCATTTTGTGCTCCTGGCGCTCCTGGTGGGCACGGTCCAGGGGGGCACCCAGGCGCTCTCCCGCTCGCTCTTTGCCAGCCTGATTCCCCGGCATAAAAGCGGCGAGTTTTTCGGATTTTTTGCCGTCTTCGAAAAGTTCGCCGGCATCTTCGGCCCGGCCATTTTTTCGCTGATGATCGTGGCCACCGGCTCCAGCCGCCAGGCCATCCTCTCGGTGATCGGCTTCTTCGTCGTCGGTGGCCTGCTCCTGCTCTTTGTCAACGTGGATGAAGGCCGCCGGCTTGCTCGCCAGGCCGAAAAAGCCCACACCAGTACCGGGGCCTGA